A genomic region of Mycobacterium senriense contains the following coding sequences:
- a CDS encoding EthD domain-containing protein codes for MTGKGGPVVKLVFCCRRRAELTTEEFQAYWRNSHADLVRSVRAAIPTMTRYVQNHTVFGALTDGVRDSRGTGEPYDGVAEIWVDFDATAEDPEAMAIAMQQLLDDELTFVDMARSSVFIAEEHVIF; via the coding sequence ATGACTGGCAAAGGCGGTCCGGTGGTAAAGCTGGTGTTCTGCTGTCGGCGACGTGCTGAGCTGACAACCGAGGAATTTCAGGCCTACTGGCGCAACAGCCATGCCGATCTGGTGCGATCCGTCCGCGCCGCGATCCCCACGATGACTCGTTATGTCCAGAACCACACCGTTTTCGGCGCACTGACCGACGGTGTGCGCGATAGTCGCGGGACCGGTGAACCCTACGACGGTGTAGCCGAGATCTGGGTCGACTTCGACGCGACAGCCGAGGATCCCGAGGCGATGGCCATCGCGATGCAGCAGCTACTCGACGACGAGTTGACCTTCGTCGACATGGCGCGCTCGAGTGTCTTCATCGCCGAAGAACACGTCATCTTCTAG
- a CDS encoding nuclear transport factor 2 family protein — protein MWCGWSRNNLKLRPDDRSGLNRLLRSLGRRQFHLPPTERHVVTTTDDASTREANKEVLRRAMAAVSALDTDAVLAEMHDTAVFSLPFESLVPDSDMAGYRQLLTATFTMFKKFDVTITDFYDLVDPSVVIARYRSDSEGRDKPVVYQNEYIGVFHFRDGKMTSWREWANPEVSHAAIAGFADDAPVVNA, from the coding sequence ATGTGGTGCGGCTGGTCGCGCAACAACCTGAAGTTGCGCCCTGACGATCGCAGCGGCCTCAATCGCCTGCTGCGCAGTCTCGGACGTAGGCAGTTTCATCTCCCACCAACAGAAAGGCACGTCGTGACAACCACAGACGACGCAAGCACGCGCGAAGCGAACAAAGAAGTGTTACGCCGCGCGATGGCCGCGGTCAGCGCCCTCGACACAGACGCAGTCCTTGCCGAGATGCACGACACCGCGGTCTTTTCGCTTCCGTTCGAATCTTTGGTGCCCGACAGTGATATGGCCGGCTATCGCCAGCTGCTGACAGCGACATTTACGATGTTCAAGAAATTCGACGTCACGATCACCGATTTTTACGACCTCGTTGACCCCAGCGTGGTCATCGCTCGGTACCGCAGCGACAGCGAGGGCCGCGACAAACCCGTTGTCTACCAAAACGAGTACATCGGTGTCTTTCACTTCCGCGACGGAAAGATGACCTCCTGGCGGGAGTGGGCCAACCCCGAGGTATCCCACGCCGCCATCGCGGGATTCGCCGATGACGCACCTGTGGTGAACGCATGA
- a CDS encoding SDR family NAD(P)-dependent oxidoreductase, producing the protein MDSLESKVAVITGAASGIGLGMAREFGHQGMRVVLSDVAEEALNDAVTELQSDGIDCCGQIADVRRAADVEALAQSAVDAYGQVQVICNNAGVVPFGRQWELSERDWAWGIDVCLWGVINGVRAFVPRMLASAEPCHVVNTASMGGLLSAPFIGPYAAAKHGVVGLSKSLRVELGGTNVGVTVVCPGHVRTNLARTLRQQSDGQPRVVSADLDDFRNFLATGEQGEDSMDPAVVGKLVVHAIQTNQFWLLPNAAPQFPIVEQDFEEMRASGSSPVAG; encoded by the coding sequence ATGGACAGCCTCGAATCAAAGGTCGCAGTCATCACCGGCGCGGCCTCCGGTATTGGGTTAGGGATGGCGCGCGAGTTCGGACATCAAGGCATGCGCGTGGTGCTCTCCGATGTTGCCGAGGAAGCGCTGAACGATGCTGTCACCGAGCTGCAGTCAGACGGCATCGACTGCTGCGGCCAAATCGCCGACGTCCGCAGAGCAGCTGACGTCGAAGCACTGGCCCAGTCCGCCGTCGATGCTTACGGGCAAGTGCAGGTGATCTGCAACAACGCCGGTGTAGTCCCGTTCGGTCGGCAATGGGAACTTTCCGAGCGGGATTGGGCCTGGGGGATCGATGTTTGCTTGTGGGGTGTGATCAACGGTGTTCGTGCATTCGTGCCGAGAATGCTCGCCTCTGCAGAGCCATGCCACGTGGTGAACACCGCGTCGATGGGCGGCCTCCTCAGCGCCCCGTTCATCGGCCCGTACGCGGCGGCCAAGCACGGCGTCGTCGGCCTCTCGAAATCGTTGCGCGTCGAACTCGGCGGTACCAATGTCGGCGTGACAGTCGTGTGTCCTGGCCATGTACGCACCAACCTCGCGCGCACGCTGCGACAGCAGTCCGACGGCCAACCACGCGTGGTCAGCGCGGACCTCGATGACTTCCGGAATTTCCTCGCAACTGGAGAGCAAGGCGAAGATTCTATGGACCCAGCCGTGGTCGGAAAGCTGGTCGTGCACGCCATCCAGACCAATCAATTCTGGCTGCTGCCCAACGCGGCACCGCAATTCCCCATCGTGGAACAAGACTTCGAAGAAATGCGTGCCAGCGGCTCCTCGCCGGTCGCTGGATAG